A window of the Polypterus senegalus isolate Bchr_013 chromosome 4, ASM1683550v1, whole genome shotgun sequence genome harbors these coding sequences:
- the LOC120529038 gene encoding gastrula zinc finger protein XlCGF49.1-like, which produces MSFQSRSLLQNHRRSHRGESPHCCPECGKLFSCLSNLKRHRIIHTGEKPHCCPECGKSFSWRSHLQDHRIIHIGEKPYCCSECGKSFSLRSNLQRHMRIHSGDKPSCCPECGKRFLRPSSLRCHRMIHTGEKQYTCSECGKGYSSRRSFRRHTQSHIGVKPVPELKNDLSIGSSTKN; this is translated from the coding sequence atgTCTTTCCAAAGCAGAAGCCTTCTTCAGAACCACAGAAGAAGCCACAGAGGAGAAAGtcctcattgttgtccagaatgtggtaagttaTTCTCATGTTTAAGCAATCTTAAGAGGCACAGaataatccacacaggagaaaaacctcattgctgtccagaatgtggcaagTCGTTCTCATGGAGAAGCCATCTTCAGGACCACAGAATAATCCACATAGGTGAAAAACCTTAttgttgttcagaatgtggcaagtCATTCTCATTGAGAAGCAATCTACAGAGACACATGAGAATTCACTCTGGAGATAAACCTtcttgctgtccagaatgtggcaaacgattcttgCGTCCAAGCTCACTTAGGTGCCACAGAATgatccacactggagagaagcagtacacctgttctgaatgtggtaaagggtACTCTTCCAGAAGAAGTTTTCGAAGACACACACAAAGTCATATTGGAGTAAAGCCTGTCCCAGAATTGAAAAATGATCTTTCCATTGGCTCCTCaaccaaaaattaa